In Toxotes jaculatrix isolate fToxJac2 chromosome 12, fToxJac2.pri, whole genome shotgun sequence, the following are encoded in one genomic region:
- the rsf1b.1 gene encoding remodeling and spacing factor 1 isoform X2, with translation MAASAATASSSPGLCPNYAVICSFLERYGALLDLPELTFPQLERYLQDTSSVPKLLVDLHVKLLRKIGKSVSADRWEKYLVKACQEFNTTWAWELEQKGYKEMTMECKTGILKHLCECQFDENVKFKTAINEEDPDKMRLQPIGRDKDGQMYWFQLDQDNNVRVYVEEQDDLDGSSWKCIVRDRNDLAEVVALLKTQIDPELFKKDEQKRETKPESDEDDEKTEDEDNKDSSKAACPVSPKTENNEKVTQKENLKPEASEAKSSLNGIIEGKPEAELHSENTSTKAQAIKEEPMEVSDTNTSTATSEPAPETPSISLKVEKGEEAKRNSAEEIQQALKNDQQAKIPLKKRGMKFSEDFEKNSGIIVQNPSVSQGKDAPKADAAPEQTKKPESVNDHVNGEIQPSPEKGLQSHLSEPLKDAAVDKEQTTEPVTGKSVGARESDSPSEDKGDSKDKDETCGAKKITEAVTSHQEDSEEKNLAVQVEKGVTAATEEKEAHESPPQPKAESPPSPKDGNNALEASSNHEKSEQIKEKPVDTEESCSTDEKAALKETDKTLTADDSESLNLNHEVTSKEAESKSSEGKSACADVDTPESSQTEKTKTSEGTEDVSDTKQTEARGEDAKETATSETNVEKSSDSALKEESAVIKTTETQSAGKDPPDDSEDTASPSVIKKTETVKDDTETQEGAQSSTVIKKTDKPSACEKSEETSNIKESVASSVIKKVEKSETCKPTETDDSVDTEMTSEKDSAASEKPEKTEKPENIEKPEKMEKPEDIKKTVNCEDNTIRDVTEISDSASGPMEVVEAVAVKQDLTKPEEDDKTEMNSVVHKTTEEASEGKDKPSSPTEKTNVSEETDEKPSKEEEKVSDKPEALETEHPSSESKKDADEGSEKDTDSDKLTNDSEKHPCPDKESKEDSTIDKVSQTEEAKEEKQAHKESETSTKMEESDHQNVSKEAGVESSAETEKPGHTNKEESTDKPADEESKSEKQESATKKEVANGGEAPTNVQAEGVRRKMKPPAHRRKAELQREERQGDSESDTNTGRSLRRSPRISRPTPKAVEIQDRKMEKSQAAPPAEKHEDNKAEKEKDGEVEDEEEEVVKAVQKKPREKKADQEGQPKAKGRKRRKIRWSNTRTRRKKKGSEDEDENSDEESSDEEESEEEEDDSDEDYKVERSRKRRNRNRERRSSDSSTSSDDDLPPNDDPCKHCGLPNHPELILLCDSCDSGYHTACLRPPLMIIPDGEWFCPPCQHKQLCDKLEEQLQNLDAALKKKERAERRKERLIYVGISVENIIAPSVEVEEEKPEIIIKEKKEAKRSKSWGRRSTRAKKTISYRFDEFDEAIEEAIEEDIKEAEGGGAGRGKDMANITGHRGKDMSTILQAEEGKENGRPPRTTSGQRKKKRRRLNDLDSDSTVDEEESEEEFRLSESSEEEFVVSDNESEGETEAGSNDSDFGSNSSGKHHTSSRSRKPPTRRRSSRKRRRPRGYSDDEEDETDEDDDEDEIVTEGSSEFSDSDLDMSRRRSRRSQKKQVNYCETSESEGSQAETNRAKMKPRRRSDSSDSDASFSRDSEEESRDRRVKRRADSSEEDSRQRRRRLALKRRRASEDDDSDDSSDDSSEEDRPIRKRVNRIDSDDDDEEEEEKPKEKKAEEESKGTNPLDCNLVELPPTNGQSPIKSLEGFISRPAAAAPGLIPHLEPPKNISATPAAAIPPNGLVGQEMAAQDDDEDDLLGVTDLVDYVCNNEQL, from the exons ATGGCTGCTTCGGCGGCAACGGCGAGTTCTTCCCCCGGTTTGTGTCCGAATTACGCCGTGATTTGCTCCTTCCTCGAGCGGTACGGGGCGTTGCTGGACTTACCGGAGCTTACTTTTCCGCAGCTGGAAAGATATTTGCAGGACACATCCTCAG TTCCCAAGCTGCTGGTTGATCTTCACGTCAAGTTGCTGAGGAAGATCGGCAAGTCGGTGTCGGCAGACAGATGGGAGAAGTATCTAGTCAAG GCATGCCAAGAGTTCAACACAACATGGGCATGGGAACTGGAACAGAAAGGATACAAGGAGATGACGATGGAGTGCAAGACGGGGATACTTAAA caTTTGTGTGAGTGTCAGTTTGACGAAAATGTCAAGTTCAAAACTGCCATCAATGAGGAGGACCCGGATAAAATGCGGCTGCAGCCGATTGGCCGGGACAAAGACGGCCAGATGTACTGGTTTCAGCTGGACCAAGACAACAATGTGCGTGTTTATGTGGAGGAGCAGGACGACTTAGACGGGTCATCGTGGAAGTGCATCGTCAG AGATAGAAACGACTTGGCTGAGGTTGTGGCTCTGCTGAAGACGCAGATCGATCCCGAGCTGTTTAAAAAGGACGAACAAAAACGGGAAACCAAACCTGAGAGTGACGAGGAcgatgaaaaaacagaag aTGAAGACAACAAGGACTCCAGCAAGGCTGCCTGCCCGGTCTCACCAAAGACGGAGAACAATGAGAAAGTAACACAGAAGGAAAACTTGAAACCAGAAGCTTCTGAGGCCAAATCATCCCTGAATGGCATCATCGAAGGCAAACCTGAAGCAGAACTCCATTCAGAAAACACGAGTACAAAAGCCCAGGCCATCAAAGAAGAGCCAATGGAGGTGTCAGACACTAATACAAGCACAGCAACGAGTGAACCCGCCCCTGAAACACCATCTATATCACTAAAGGTAGAAAAGGGAGAGGAGGCCAAGAGGAACAGTGCCGAGGAGATTCAACAGGCTCTGAAGAATGACCAGCAGGCCAAAATCCCTTTGAAAAAACGAGGGATGAAGTTTAGCGAAGACTTTGAAAAAAACAGTGGTATTATAGTGCAGAATCCATCTGTTTCTCAGGGCAAGGATGCTCCTAAAGCTGACGCGGCTCCTGAGCAGACAAAGAAACCAGAGAGTGTAAACGATCATGTTAATGGTGAAATTCAGCCTTCGCCAGAGAAAGGTCTACAGAGTCATTTGAGCGAGCCGCTGAAAGACGCCGCCGTCGACAAAGAGCAGACGACCGAACCAGTCACAGGTAAATCTGTAGGAGCGAGAGAAAGTGACTCGCCATCGGAAGACAAAGGGGATTCGAAAGATAAAGATGAAACTTGTGGCGCAAAGAAAATCACAGAGGCGGTCACGTCGCACCAAGAAGACTCGGAAGAGAAAAATCTAGCCGTGCAGGTAGAAAAGGGAGTTACTGCagcaacagaagagaaagaagcacACGAGTCTCCCCCACAACCAAAAGCAGAGTCTCCGCCTTCACCTAAAGACGGAAATAATGCACTCGAGGCTTCTTCTAATCATGAAAAGTCTGaacaaataaaagagaaacCAGTCGACACAGAAGAGTCTTGTTCTACGGACGAGAAGGCCGCATTAAAAGAAACTGATAAAACACTCACAGCCGATGACTCAGAGAGCCTAAATTTAAACCATGAAGTCACATCCAAAGAAGCTGAATCAAAAAGTTCAGAGGGAAAATCAGCCTGTGCAGATGTGGATACGCCAGAGTCAAGTCAGACTGAAAAAACTAAGACGTCAGAGGGGACAGAAGATGTGTCGGACACGAAGCAAACAGAGGCTAGAGGTGAAGACGCTAAAGAAACGGCAACATCTGAGACTAATGTAGAAAAATCAAGTGACTCAGCTCTGAAAGAGGAGTCGGCAGtcattaaaacaacagagacacagtctGCTGGCAAAGATCCTCCTGATGACTCTGAAGACACTGCATCGCCATCTGtcattaaaaagacagaaacagtaaAAGATGATACAGAGACCCAAGAAGGCGCCCAAAGTTCTACTGTCatcaaaaaaacagacaaaccatcTGCCTGTGAGAAATCAGAGGAAacatccaacattaaagagaGCGTGGCGTCGTCTGTTATTAAAAAGGTAGAGAAATCAGAAACGTGTAAACCTACCGAGACGGACGATAGCGTAGACACAGAGATGActtcagagaaagacagtgcAGCCTCAGAAAAACCTGAAAAGACGGAAAAGCCTGAGAACATAGAGAAGCCTGAAAAGATGGAAAAGCCTGAGGATATAAAGAAAACTGTCAACTGTGAAGACAATACAATACGTGATGTTACCGAGATAAGCGACTCTGCGTCAGGGCCTATGGAGGTAGTGGAGGCAGTGGCCGTTAAACAGGATCTGACAAAGCCAGAAGAGGATGACAAAACCGAGATGAACTCTGTTGTACATAAGACGACAGAGGAAGCATCTGAAGGGAAAGATAAACCTTCCAGTCCAACTGAGAAGACGAACGTATCtgaagaaacagatgaaaaacccagcaaagaggaggaaaaggtgtCTGACAAACCTGAAGCATTAGAGACAGAACATCCATCATCTGAAAGTAAAAAGGATGCTGACGAGGGAAgtgaaaaagacacagacagtgacaaacTTACAAATGACAGTGAGAAACACCCTTGTCCAGACAAAGAAAGTAAAGAGGATTCTACAATAGATAAAGTCTCACAAACCGAAGAAGcaaaggaggagaaacaagcTCATAAAGAGAGTGAAACCTCGACCAAAATGGAGGAATCAGATCACCAAAATGTCAGCAAAGAAGCTGGTGTCGAATCCTCAGCTGAAACTGAGAAACCAGGCCACACTAACAAGGAAGAGTCCACTGATAAACCCGCTGATGAGGAAAGTAAAAGCGAAAAACAAGAGTCTGCGACAAAAAAGGAGGTGGCAAACGGCGGTGAAGCGCCAACGAATGTTCAGGCGGAGGGTGTTCGTCGGAAAATGAAGCCCCCAGCCCACAGAAGGAAAGCTGAActtcagagagaggagagacaaggGGATTCGGAGTCCGATACGAACACAGGGAGATCTCTTCGAAGATCCCCAAGGATCTCCAGACCGACACCAAAGGCGGTAGAGATCCAAGACAGGAAGATGGAGAAATCGCAGGCTGCTCCACCGGCTGAGAAACACGAGGACAacaaggcagagaaagaaaaagacggggaggtggaggacgaggaggaggaggtggtgaaggCTGTTCAGAAGAAaccaagagagaaaaaggcagaTCAGGAGGGTCAGCCCAAAGCCAAG GGGAGAAAGAGACGGAAGATTCGGTGGTCCAACACTCGAACGCGCCGTAAAAAGAAAGGCTCTGAAGACGAAGATGAAAACAGCGACGAGGAGTCCAGCGACGAGGAggagagcgaggaggaggaggatgacagCGACGAAGACTACAAGGTTGAGCGGAGCAGAAAGAGGCGGAACCGCAACCGAGAAAGGCGAAGCTCGGACTCCTCGACATCCTCAGACGACGACCTACCTCCAAACGACGACCCCTGCAAACACTGTGGTCTTCCAAATCACCCCGAGCTG ATCTTACTGTGTGATTCGTGTGACAGCGGCTACCACACAGCCTGCCTGAGGCCTCCCCTCATGATCATCCCCGATGGAGAATGGTTCTGTCCACCCTGTCAACAC aagcagctctgtgacaaACTAGAAGAGCAACTCCAAAACCTCGACGCCgctttgaaaaagaaggaacGGGCCGAGAGAAG GAAGGAGCGTCTAATTTATGTTGGGATCAGTGTTGAAAACATCATCGCGCCCTCA GTGGAGGTAGAGGAGGAAAAGCCAGAGATCATAatcaaagagaagaaagaggcaAAGCGCAGTAAGAGCTGGGGTCGAAGGTCAACAAGGGCGAAGAAAACCATCAGCTACAG ATTTGATGAATTTGATGAGGCGATCGAGGAGGCAATTGAGGAAGACATCAAAGAAGCAGAGGGCGGAG GAGCTGGTCGGGGTAAAGACATGGCCAACATCACAGGCCACAGAGGAAAGGATATGTCCACCATCCTTCAGGCGGAGGAGGGTAAGGAGAACGGTCGCCCGCCACGAACCACCTCTGGTCAGCGCAAGAAAAAACGCCGGCGACTCAATGACCTGGACAGCGACAGCACcgtggatgaggaggagagcgaGGAGGAGTTTCGCCTCAGCGAGAG CTCAGAAGAAGAGTTTGTAGTGTCAGACAATGAGTCAGAGGGTGAAACAGAGGCGGGCTCCAACGACAGCGACTTCGGCAGCAACAGCAGCGGGAAGCACCATACTTCTTCGCGCAGCAGGAAGCCACCGACACGACGACGAAGCTCCCGAAAGCGGCGGAGACCAAGAGGGTAttcagatgatgaagaggacgaGACGGATGAGgacgatgatgaagatgaaataG tgacTGAAGGCTCCAGCGAGTTCAGCGACAGTGATCTTGACATGAGTCGACGGCGGTCTCGGCGGAGTCAGAAGAAGCAGGTGAACTACTGCGAGACGTCGGAGTCTGAAGGCTCTCAGGCAGAAACCAACCGGGCGAAGATGAAACCCAGGCGCCGCTCGGACAGCTCGGATAGTGACG CGAGTTTCTCCAGAGACTCTGAGGAGGAGTCGAGGGATCggagggtgaagaggagagcCGACTCCTCAGAGGAAGACTCGCGGCAGCGGCGCAGACGTCTTGCACTAAAACGCAGGAGAGCATCTGAAGACGATGACTCGGACGACTCGTCAGACGACTCGTCGGAGGAGGATCGTCCCATCCGTAAACGGGTGAACCGCATCGACTCGGACGATGacgacgaggaagaggaggagaaaccaAAGGAGaagaaggcagaggaggagtcAAAGGGAACAAATCCGTTGGACTGCAATCTGGTGGAGCTACCGCCCACCAATGGACAGAGCCCGATAAAAAGCCTCGAGGGCTTCATCAGccggcctgctgctgctgctccaggcCTCATCCCGCATCTGGAACCGCCCAAAAACATCAGCGCCACACCAGCCGCCGCCATCCCACCAAACGGCCTGGTTGGCCAGGAGATGGCAGCGCAGGACGATGATGAAGACGACCTGTTAGGAGTCACAGACCTAGTGGACTACGTCTGCAATAACGAAcaattgtaa
- the rsf1b.1 gene encoding remodeling and spacing factor 1 isoform X1 yields MAASAATASSSPGLCPNYAVICSFLERYGALLDLPELTFPQLERYLQDTSSVPKLLVDLHVKLLRKIGKSVSADRWEKYLVKACQEFNTTWAWELEQKGYKEMTMECKTGILKHLCECQFDENVKFKTAINEEDPDKMRLQPIGRDKDGQMYWFQLDQDNNVRVYVEEQDDLDGSSWKCIVRDRNDLAEVVALLKTQIDPELFKKDEQKRETKPESDEDDEKTEDEDNKDSSKAACPVSPKTENNEKVTQKENLKPEASEAKSSLNGIIEGKPEAELHSENTSTKAQAIKEEPMEVSDTNTSTATSEPAPETPSISLKVEKGEEAKRNSAEEIQQALKNDQQAKIPLKKRGMKFSEDFEKNSGIIVQNPSVSQGKDAPKADAAPEQTKKPESVNDHVNGEIQPSPEKGLQSHLSEPLKDAAVDKEQTTEPVTGKSVGARESDSPSEDKGDSKDKDETCGAKKITEAVTSHQEDSEEKNLAVQVEKGVTAATEEKEAHESPPQPKAESPPSPKDGNNALEASSNHEKSEQIKEKPVDTEESCSTDEKAALKETDKTLTADDSESLNLNHEVTSKEAESKSSEGKSACADVDTPESSQTEKTKTSEGTEDVSDTKQTEARGEDAKETATSETNVEKSSDSALKEESAVIKTTETQSAGKDPPDDSEDTASPSVIKKTETVKDDTETQEGAQSSTVIKKTDKPSACEKSEETSNIKESVASSVIKKVEKSETCKPTETDDSVDTEMTSEKDSAASEKPEKTEKPENIEKPEKMEKPEDIKKTVNCEDNTIRDVTEISDSASGPMEVVEAVAVKQDLTKPEEDDKTEMNSVVHKTTEEASEGKDKPSSPTEKTNVSEETDEKPSKEEEKVSDKPEALETEHPSSESKKDADEGSEKDTDSDKLTNDSEKHPCPDKESKEDSTIDKVSQTEEAKEEKQAHKESETSTKMEESDHQNVSKEAGVESSAETEKPGHTNKEESTDKPADEESKSEKQESATKKEVANGGEAPTNVQAEGVRRKMKPPAHRRKAELQREERQGDSESDTNTGRSLRRSPRISRPTPKAVEIQDRKMEKSQAAPPAEKHEDNKAEKEKDGEVEDEEEEVVKAVQKKPREKKADQEGQPKAKGRKRRKIRWSNTRTRRKKKGSEDEDENSDEESSDEEESEEEEDDSDEDYKVERSRKRRNRNRERRSSDSSTSSDDDLPPNDDPCKHCGLPNHPELILLCDSCDSGYHTACLRPPLMIIPDGEWFCPPCQHKQLCDKLEEQLQNLDAALKKKERAERRKERLIYVGISVENIIAPSQVEVEEEKPEIIIKEKKEAKRSKSWGRRSTRAKKTISYRFDEFDEAIEEAIEEDIKEAEGGGAGRGKDMANITGHRGKDMSTILQAEEGKENGRPPRTTSGQRKKKRRRLNDLDSDSTVDEEESEEEFRLSESSEEEFVVSDNESEGETEAGSNDSDFGSNSSGKHHTSSRSRKPPTRRRSSRKRRRPRGYSDDEEDETDEDDDEDEIVTEGSSEFSDSDLDMSRRRSRRSQKKQVNYCETSESEGSQAETNRAKMKPRRRSDSSDSDASFSRDSEEESRDRRVKRRADSSEEDSRQRRRRLALKRRRASEDDDSDDSSDDSSEEDRPIRKRVNRIDSDDDDEEEEEKPKEKKAEEESKGTNPLDCNLVELPPTNGQSPIKSLEGFISRPAAAAPGLIPHLEPPKNISATPAAAIPPNGLVGQEMAAQDDDEDDLLGVTDLVDYVCNNEQL; encoded by the exons ATGGCTGCTTCGGCGGCAACGGCGAGTTCTTCCCCCGGTTTGTGTCCGAATTACGCCGTGATTTGCTCCTTCCTCGAGCGGTACGGGGCGTTGCTGGACTTACCGGAGCTTACTTTTCCGCAGCTGGAAAGATATTTGCAGGACACATCCTCAG TTCCCAAGCTGCTGGTTGATCTTCACGTCAAGTTGCTGAGGAAGATCGGCAAGTCGGTGTCGGCAGACAGATGGGAGAAGTATCTAGTCAAG GCATGCCAAGAGTTCAACACAACATGGGCATGGGAACTGGAACAGAAAGGATACAAGGAGATGACGATGGAGTGCAAGACGGGGATACTTAAA caTTTGTGTGAGTGTCAGTTTGACGAAAATGTCAAGTTCAAAACTGCCATCAATGAGGAGGACCCGGATAAAATGCGGCTGCAGCCGATTGGCCGGGACAAAGACGGCCAGATGTACTGGTTTCAGCTGGACCAAGACAACAATGTGCGTGTTTATGTGGAGGAGCAGGACGACTTAGACGGGTCATCGTGGAAGTGCATCGTCAG AGATAGAAACGACTTGGCTGAGGTTGTGGCTCTGCTGAAGACGCAGATCGATCCCGAGCTGTTTAAAAAGGACGAACAAAAACGGGAAACCAAACCTGAGAGTGACGAGGAcgatgaaaaaacagaag aTGAAGACAACAAGGACTCCAGCAAGGCTGCCTGCCCGGTCTCACCAAAGACGGAGAACAATGAGAAAGTAACACAGAAGGAAAACTTGAAACCAGAAGCTTCTGAGGCCAAATCATCCCTGAATGGCATCATCGAAGGCAAACCTGAAGCAGAACTCCATTCAGAAAACACGAGTACAAAAGCCCAGGCCATCAAAGAAGAGCCAATGGAGGTGTCAGACACTAATACAAGCACAGCAACGAGTGAACCCGCCCCTGAAACACCATCTATATCACTAAAGGTAGAAAAGGGAGAGGAGGCCAAGAGGAACAGTGCCGAGGAGATTCAACAGGCTCTGAAGAATGACCAGCAGGCCAAAATCCCTTTGAAAAAACGAGGGATGAAGTTTAGCGAAGACTTTGAAAAAAACAGTGGTATTATAGTGCAGAATCCATCTGTTTCTCAGGGCAAGGATGCTCCTAAAGCTGACGCGGCTCCTGAGCAGACAAAGAAACCAGAGAGTGTAAACGATCATGTTAATGGTGAAATTCAGCCTTCGCCAGAGAAAGGTCTACAGAGTCATTTGAGCGAGCCGCTGAAAGACGCCGCCGTCGACAAAGAGCAGACGACCGAACCAGTCACAGGTAAATCTGTAGGAGCGAGAGAAAGTGACTCGCCATCGGAAGACAAAGGGGATTCGAAAGATAAAGATGAAACTTGTGGCGCAAAGAAAATCACAGAGGCGGTCACGTCGCACCAAGAAGACTCGGAAGAGAAAAATCTAGCCGTGCAGGTAGAAAAGGGAGTTACTGCagcaacagaagagaaagaagcacACGAGTCTCCCCCACAACCAAAAGCAGAGTCTCCGCCTTCACCTAAAGACGGAAATAATGCACTCGAGGCTTCTTCTAATCATGAAAAGTCTGaacaaataaaagagaaacCAGTCGACACAGAAGAGTCTTGTTCTACGGACGAGAAGGCCGCATTAAAAGAAACTGATAAAACACTCACAGCCGATGACTCAGAGAGCCTAAATTTAAACCATGAAGTCACATCCAAAGAAGCTGAATCAAAAAGTTCAGAGGGAAAATCAGCCTGTGCAGATGTGGATACGCCAGAGTCAAGTCAGACTGAAAAAACTAAGACGTCAGAGGGGACAGAAGATGTGTCGGACACGAAGCAAACAGAGGCTAGAGGTGAAGACGCTAAAGAAACGGCAACATCTGAGACTAATGTAGAAAAATCAAGTGACTCAGCTCTGAAAGAGGAGTCGGCAGtcattaaaacaacagagacacagtctGCTGGCAAAGATCCTCCTGATGACTCTGAAGACACTGCATCGCCATCTGtcattaaaaagacagaaacagtaaAAGATGATACAGAGACCCAAGAAGGCGCCCAAAGTTCTACTGTCatcaaaaaaacagacaaaccatcTGCCTGTGAGAAATCAGAGGAAacatccaacattaaagagaGCGTGGCGTCGTCTGTTATTAAAAAGGTAGAGAAATCAGAAACGTGTAAACCTACCGAGACGGACGATAGCGTAGACACAGAGATGActtcagagaaagacagtgcAGCCTCAGAAAAACCTGAAAAGACGGAAAAGCCTGAGAACATAGAGAAGCCTGAAAAGATGGAAAAGCCTGAGGATATAAAGAAAACTGTCAACTGTGAAGACAATACAATACGTGATGTTACCGAGATAAGCGACTCTGCGTCAGGGCCTATGGAGGTAGTGGAGGCAGTGGCCGTTAAACAGGATCTGACAAAGCCAGAAGAGGATGACAAAACCGAGATGAACTCTGTTGTACATAAGACGACAGAGGAAGCATCTGAAGGGAAAGATAAACCTTCCAGTCCAACTGAGAAGACGAACGTATCtgaagaaacagatgaaaaacccagcaaagaggaggaaaaggtgtCTGACAAACCTGAAGCATTAGAGACAGAACATCCATCATCTGAAAGTAAAAAGGATGCTGACGAGGGAAgtgaaaaagacacagacagtgacaaacTTACAAATGACAGTGAGAAACACCCTTGTCCAGACAAAGAAAGTAAAGAGGATTCTACAATAGATAAAGTCTCACAAACCGAAGAAGcaaaggaggagaaacaagcTCATAAAGAGAGTGAAACCTCGACCAAAATGGAGGAATCAGATCACCAAAATGTCAGCAAAGAAGCTGGTGTCGAATCCTCAGCTGAAACTGAGAAACCAGGCCACACTAACAAGGAAGAGTCCACTGATAAACCCGCTGATGAGGAAAGTAAAAGCGAAAAACAAGAGTCTGCGACAAAAAAGGAGGTGGCAAACGGCGGTGAAGCGCCAACGAATGTTCAGGCGGAGGGTGTTCGTCGGAAAATGAAGCCCCCAGCCCACAGAAGGAAAGCTGAActtcagagagaggagagacaaggGGATTCGGAGTCCGATACGAACACAGGGAGATCTCTTCGAAGATCCCCAAGGATCTCCAGACCGACACCAAAGGCGGTAGAGATCCAAGACAGGAAGATGGAGAAATCGCAGGCTGCTCCACCGGCTGAGAAACACGAGGACAacaaggcagagaaagaaaaagacggggaggtggaggacgaggaggaggaggtggtgaaggCTGTTCAGAAGAAaccaagagagaaaaaggcagaTCAGGAGGGTCAGCCCAAAGCCAAG GGGAGAAAGAGACGGAAGATTCGGTGGTCCAACACTCGAACGCGCCGTAAAAAGAAAGGCTCTGAAGACGAAGATGAAAACAGCGACGAGGAGTCCAGCGACGAGGAggagagcgaggaggaggaggatgacagCGACGAAGACTACAAGGTTGAGCGGAGCAGAAAGAGGCGGAACCGCAACCGAGAAAGGCGAAGCTCGGACTCCTCGACATCCTCAGACGACGACCTACCTCCAAACGACGACCCCTGCAAACACTGTGGTCTTCCAAATCACCCCGAGCTG ATCTTACTGTGTGATTCGTGTGACAGCGGCTACCACACAGCCTGCCTGAGGCCTCCCCTCATGATCATCCCCGATGGAGAATGGTTCTGTCCACCCTGTCAACAC aagcagctctgtgacaaACTAGAAGAGCAACTCCAAAACCTCGACGCCgctttgaaaaagaaggaacGGGCCGAGAGAAG GAAGGAGCGTCTAATTTATGTTGGGATCAGTGTTGAAAACATCATCGCGCCCTCA CAGGTGGAGGTAGAGGAGGAAAAGCCAGAGATCATAatcaaagagaagaaagaggcaAAGCGCAGTAAGAGCTGGGGTCGAAGGTCAACAAGGGCGAAGAAAACCATCAGCTACAG ATTTGATGAATTTGATGAGGCGATCGAGGAGGCAATTGAGGAAGACATCAAAGAAGCAGAGGGCGGAG GAGCTGGTCGGGGTAAAGACATGGCCAACATCACAGGCCACAGAGGAAAGGATATGTCCACCATCCTTCAGGCGGAGGAGGGTAAGGAGAACGGTCGCCCGCCACGAACCACCTCTGGTCAGCGCAAGAAAAAACGCCGGCGACTCAATGACCTGGACAGCGACAGCACcgtggatgaggaggagagcgaGGAGGAGTTTCGCCTCAGCGAGAG CTCAGAAGAAGAGTTTGTAGTGTCAGACAATGAGTCAGAGGGTGAAACAGAGGCGGGCTCCAACGACAGCGACTTCGGCAGCAACAGCAGCGGGAAGCACCATACTTCTTCGCGCAGCAGGAAGCCACCGACACGACGACGAAGCTCCCGAAAGCGGCGGAGACCAAGAGGGTAttcagatgatgaagaggacgaGACGGATGAGgacgatgatgaagatgaaataG tgacTGAAGGCTCCAGCGAGTTCAGCGACAGTGATCTTGACATGAGTCGACGGCGGTCTCGGCGGAGTCAGAAGAAGCAGGTGAACTACTGCGAGACGTCGGAGTCTGAAGGCTCTCAGGCAGAAACCAACCGGGCGAAGATGAAACCCAGGCGCCGCTCGGACAGCTCGGATAGTGACG CGAGTTTCTCCAGAGACTCTGAGGAGGAGTCGAGGGATCggagggtgaagaggagagcCGACTCCTCAGAGGAAGACTCGCGGCAGCGGCGCAGACGTCTTGCACTAAAACGCAGGAGAGCATCTGAAGACGATGACTCGGACGACTCGTCAGACGACTCGTCGGAGGAGGATCGTCCCATCCGTAAACGGGTGAACCGCATCGACTCGGACGATGacgacgaggaagaggaggagaaaccaAAGGAGaagaaggcagaggaggagtcAAAGGGAACAAATCCGTTGGACTGCAATCTGGTGGAGCTACCGCCCACCAATGGACAGAGCCCGATAAAAAGCCTCGAGGGCTTCATCAGccggcctgctgctgctgctccaggcCTCATCCCGCATCTGGAACCGCCCAAAAACATCAGCGCCACACCAGCCGCCGCCATCCCACCAAACGGCCTGGTTGGCCAGGAGATGGCAGCGCAGGACGATGATGAAGACGACCTGTTAGGAGTCACAGACCTAGTGGACTACGTCTGCAATAACGAAcaattgtaa